In a genomic window of Cytobacillus sp. FSL H8-0458:
- a CDS encoding DUF3231 family protein, translating into MPGGNYEDKLTAAEHATLWSQYVNDSLAVCILQHFLNHVKDKEIRKVLEFALKLSETHIKKITGFLSRENQPIPIGFTDKDVNVDAPLLFTDIYMGIYIHIMAIHGGTRYAGALGNATRTDIRKYMKQVIDETMELHDRSSDVLIQKGVIVKPPILNNHHEIDFVRKQSYLTGWFGKRRPINAIEISGIYLNMQKTMMKIVLELGFGQVAQSKEVQKYMERSRQVCRKHLEILSGILTQSNLNIPRTFEAEVTDSTIPPFSDKLMMYHIATLLSASIGYYGEAMSMAQRRDISANYARMIAEIGLLAEDGMNLLIEQGWFEKPPMATDHEDLSKKKF; encoded by the coding sequence ATGCCTGGCGGAAATTATGAAGATAAGCTTACTGCAGCTGAACATGCAACCCTTTGGTCACAATATGTGAATGACAGCCTTGCTGTTTGTATCCTGCAGCATTTTTTAAACCATGTAAAGGACAAAGAGATCCGCAAAGTACTTGAATTTGCCCTTAAACTATCTGAAACCCACATAAAAAAAATTACAGGGTTTTTATCAAGAGAGAATCAGCCGATTCCAATTGGATTCACTGACAAAGATGTTAATGTGGATGCACCGTTGTTATTTACTGATATTTATATGGGGATATACATACACATTATGGCTATACATGGGGGGACAAGATATGCAGGTGCCTTAGGCAATGCTACCCGGACAGACATCAGGAAGTATATGAAGCAGGTTATAGATGAAACGATGGAATTACATGATCGTTCTTCAGATGTTTTAATTCAGAAGGGAGTAATCGTCAAACCGCCGATATTAAACAACCATCACGAAATTGACTTTGTAAGGAAACAGAGTTACTTAACAGGGTGGTTCGGGAAGCGGAGACCTATTAATGCAATTGAAATCAGTGGAATTTACTTGAATATGCAGAAAACGATGATGAAAATTGTTTTAGAACTTGGATTTGGACAAGTGGCCCAATCTAAAGAGGTTCAAAAATATATGGAAAGAAGCAGACAGGTATGCCGCAAACATCTTGAAATTTTATCAGGGATATTAACTCAGTCGAATTTGAATATCCCCAGGACATTTGAGGCAGAAGTAACGGATTCAACGATTCCTCCCTTTTCTGATAAACTTATGATGTACCATATCGCAACTCTTCTATCAGCTTCTATTGGCTATTATGGGGAAGCGATGTCCATGGCGCAGCGAAGGGACATTTCAGCAAACTATGCACGAATGATTGCCGAGATAGGACTGCTGGCAGAAGATGGGATGAATCTCTTAATAGAACAAGGCTGGTTTGAAAAGCCGCCTATGGCTACTGACCATGAAGATTTGTCAAAGAAAAAGTTTTGA
- a CDS encoding ABC transporter permease: protein MCSLHLPAKNGGININQFNQFKMMFLAQLKLTLREKQAWFWGIFFPVILMVIFMVIFSGNSDEEFKTKVAIVDPSPNPASEMMLSQISELPVFEIKSGKPVTRDKAEEWVRDQEVDAAIILPESAEASSVFLVVNKENEQGAAAQAISGILDKFVQQANLLAAGASPKYDLQYESITSGTNELDYTDFLLTGMIALSIAQGGMFGMVDLVEMRRKGLIKRLRMTPANMGIFGLSDMIMRLLFSIVQIILLSLIGVLLFGANLYINPFTLIIVFLIGALSFNALGYFFSSFSKTTEAYMGVANICSFLMMFLSGVFFPIETMPEWIQPISAVLPLTYFADGLRESMVYETGIATASLWAGIAVMVIWGAVTFLLGSVLYKRKAIAADR, encoded by the coding sequence ATGTGTTCATTGCATTTACCGGCAAAGAATGGAGGGATTAACATTAATCAATTTAATCAATTTAAAATGATGTTTCTGGCGCAGCTGAAATTAACTCTTCGTGAAAAACAGGCATGGTTCTGGGGCATCTTTTTTCCTGTTATTTTAATGGTCATATTTATGGTCATTTTCAGCGGAAATTCAGACGAAGAGTTTAAAACAAAGGTTGCCATAGTGGATCCAAGCCCGAATCCGGCTTCCGAGATGATGTTATCCCAGATCAGTGAACTTCCTGTTTTTGAGATTAAGTCAGGAAAGCCAGTTACGAGGGATAAAGCGGAGGAGTGGGTAAGAGATCAGGAAGTGGATGCCGCGATTATCCTGCCGGAGTCAGCGGAAGCATCTTCTGTGTTTCTTGTTGTCAATAAAGAAAATGAACAGGGTGCAGCAGCCCAGGCCATTTCCGGCATTCTGGATAAGTTTGTCCAGCAGGCTAATTTACTGGCTGCCGGCGCTTCTCCAAAATATGATCTGCAATATGAATCGATTACATCCGGTACCAATGAATTGGATTATACCGATTTCCTTTTAACCGGCATGATTGCTTTATCCATTGCCCAGGGCGGCATGTTTGGCATGGTGGACCTGGTGGAAATGCGCAGAAAGGGATTAATCAAAAGGCTGCGTATGACACCGGCCAATATGGGCATATTCGGATTAAGCGATATGATTATGAGACTTTTGTTCAGCATTGTGCAGATCATCCTGCTCTCGTTAATAGGAGTCCTCTTATTTGGCGCCAATCTTTATATAAATCCTTTTACCCTGATTATCGTATTTTTGATCGGAGCTCTATCCTTTAATGCACTTGGCTACTTCTTCTCTTCTTTCAGCAAAACGACCGAGGCTTATATGGGGGTAGCCAATATCTGCAGCTTTCTCATGATGTTTTTAAGCGGCGTGTTTTTCCCTATTGAAACGATGCCTGAATGGATTCAGCCGATTTCGGCTGTTCTGCCGCTCACCTATTTCGCTGATGGTTTAAGAGAAAGCATGGTTTATGAAACCGGGATAGCTACGGCGTCACTTTGGGCAGGAATTGCCGTGATGGTGATTTGGGGTGCGGTTACCTTCCTTCTGGGGTCGGTGCTTTATAAAAGGAAGGCAATTGCTGCAGATAGATAA
- a CDS encoding ABC transporter ATP-binding protein, which produces MTVLEVRNLQKSFDSIKAVQDISFSVHAGEVFTIIGPNGAGKTTTLEMIEGLVSPDNGIIHFGDLDWNKHAVSIKKKIGVQPQSSAMFDLLTPEENLNLFASFYDHARPTEEILEIVNLTEHRKNHVKKLSGGQRQRLAIGLALISDPEIIFLDEPTTGLDPQARRNIWDIILHLKELGKTTILTTHYMEEAEKLSDRVCIVDQGNVITLDTPSALIEKLTDEREIRLSFLDGEKAAEDADGFSKELAFVSKTEREGAALKIWASKPEETLLDLFKFTKEKSYGVEQVSIREMSLEDVFIAFTGKEWRD; this is translated from the coding sequence ATGACTGTTTTAGAGGTAAGGAATCTACAAAAATCCTTTGACTCAATCAAGGCTGTCCAGGATATCAGTTTCTCGGTTCATGCCGGTGAAGTTTTCACCATCATTGGACCTAACGGAGCAGGTAAAACGACGACACTGGAAATGATTGAAGGCCTTGTTTCACCTGACAATGGCATAATTCATTTTGGTGACCTCGATTGGAATAAGCATGCCGTTTCGATAAAAAAGAAAATTGGAGTACAGCCTCAGTCAAGTGCCATGTTTGATTTGCTGACCCCTGAAGAAAACCTTAACCTTTTTGCTTCCTTTTACGACCATGCGCGACCAACGGAAGAGATCCTTGAAATTGTCAACCTGACTGAGCACCGCAAAAATCACGTTAAAAAACTTTCAGGCGGCCAAAGGCAAAGGCTCGCCATTGGCCTGGCACTGATTAGTGACCCTGAAATCATTTTTCTGGATGAACCGACTACAGGACTCGATCCTCAGGCCCGAAGAAATATTTGGGATATTATTCTCCACCTAAAGGAATTAGGCAAAACAACCATTTTAACAACACATTACATGGAAGAAGCGGAAAAGCTGAGTGACCGGGTATGCATTGTGGACCAGGGGAATGTGATTACACTCGACACCCCTTCGGCACTTATTGAGAAGCTGACGGATGAGCGGGAAATAAGACTGAGCTTTCTTGATGGAGAAAAGGCGGCTGAGGACGCTGACGGATTTTCAAAGGAGCTGGCATTCGTTTCAAAAACAGAACGGGAAGGGGCTGCTCTGAAAATATGGGCATCAAAGCCGGAAGAAACCCTTTTGGACTTATTTAAATTTACAAAAGAAAAATCATACGGGGTAGAACAGGTCTCCATACGGGAAATGAGCCTGGAAGATGTGTTCATTGCATTTACCGGCAAAGAATGGAGGGATTAA
- a CDS encoding aminoglycoside adenylyltransferase domain-containing protein, which translates to MRELPIAVDNKLAKYMKLFNEYMPNRLAGLYLHGSLALDAFVEGSSDIDFIAVTHSGLTQSELKKAEEIHRIIADKNQFPEMDGVYITQNDLGTLRECFFYNNGRMNYGQFLNPVIWWLLKKKGIAIYGDLPVIAINDNDLVSYTYENMNTYWANRIRIFEKSIDELAQKADSEIDIEVEWTVLGILRQFYTLREKDIISKQGAGEYSLKHLPEKWHPIILDAVNIRLGEKSRHYAGKLDRIEETISLSKYLISQSAAIQNK; encoded by the coding sequence ATGAGAGAACTTCCAATAGCAGTTGATAATAAGCTGGCTAAGTACATGAAATTATTTAATGAATATATGCCTAATCGGCTTGCAGGCTTATATTTGCATGGATCGCTTGCACTGGATGCTTTTGTAGAAGGATCAAGCGATATTGATTTTATTGCGGTTACACATAGCGGGTTAACCCAGTCAGAATTGAAAAAGGCTGAGGAGATTCATAGGATAATAGCAGACAAAAATCAGTTTCCTGAAATGGATGGGGTTTATATAACTCAAAATGACCTGGGCACTCTTCGTGAATGTTTCTTCTATAATAACGGGCGAATGAATTATGGTCAGTTCCTGAATCCAGTTATCTGGTGGCTTTTAAAAAAGAAGGGGATTGCCATTTATGGGGATCTTCCGGTTATAGCGATAAATGACAATGATTTAGTTTCATACACTTATGAGAACATGAATACATATTGGGCAAATCGGATCCGGATATTCGAGAAATCGATTGATGAACTTGCACAAAAAGCTGACTCTGAGATTGATATAGAAGTCGAATGGACAGTGCTCGGCATCTTGCGCCAATTCTACACATTGAGAGAGAAGGATATTATCTCTAAGCAAGGGGCCGGGGAGTACTCCTTAAAGCATTTGCCGGAAAAATGGCACCCAATCATATTGGATGCCGTTAATATTCGCCTTGGTGAGAAAAGTAGGCATTATGCAGGAAAACTTGATCGAATTGAAGAGACTATTAGCCTGTCAAAATATCTTATAAGCCAATCAGCAGCAATCCAAAATAAGTGA
- a CDS encoding DNA mismatch repair protein MutT: protein MTQNEIVLVVSTSVIQEGKVLMIKEKKATVKNKWNFPSGR from the coding sequence GTGACACAGAACGAAATCGTGCTTGTTGTCAGCACATCAGTCATACAAGAAGGCAAAGTGCTGATGATAAAAGAGAAGAAAGCCACAGTAAAGAATAAATGGAATTTCCCGTCCGGCCGTTGA
- the dnaN gene encoding DNA polymerase III subunit beta: MEFKIKNEYFNKAIVEVSSAVSAKTPFPILTGIKLTACEDHLTLTGSSSDIVIEKVIPASDEGAGLEIEETGSVVVTSRYLTELIKKLPGDIHIKVAEKNSLTVLSDEILISLNGFPAEEYPALPEFEDSQGIAFSSAELVEMIKQTVFAVSKNDTRPALTGVHMNFNGNSFSCAATDSLRLAFLETKILSATNGSFIVPGSSLKELLKLLAHQEESEIQILSSESYLAFKTKSIMLCSRLIEGKYPDVTGLIPNEAKTVIQLDAKKLLKGIDRACLFAHEWKNNNVLLEIKEDALKISSVSSAIGKIEETQPLIELTGERELSISLDGNFLMDALKAIHEEHVLLSFSGSMRPVIIKPVSSESYIQLVSPVRSY; this comes from the coding sequence ATGGAGTTTAAAATTAAGAATGAATATTTTAATAAAGCAATTGTAGAAGTAAGCAGTGCAGTTTCAGCTAAGACTCCTTTTCCAATTTTGACCGGGATAAAGCTGACTGCATGTGAGGATCATTTAACACTCACTGGAAGCAGCTCTGATATTGTGATTGAAAAGGTCATTCCTGCATCTGATGAAGGAGCCGGACTTGAAATTGAAGAGACTGGAAGTGTTGTAGTAACATCCAGATACCTGACAGAGCTCATTAAAAAGCTGCCGGGTGACATACATATTAAAGTGGCTGAAAAGAATAGCCTGACAGTATTGTCAGATGAAATCCTCATTTCCTTAAATGGGTTTCCTGCTGAAGAGTATCCAGCACTTCCTGAATTTGAAGATTCCCAAGGAATTGCATTTTCTTCTGCAGAGTTAGTAGAAATGATAAAGCAAACCGTGTTTGCTGTTTCAAAAAATGATACAAGGCCGGCTCTTACAGGTGTGCATATGAATTTTAATGGAAACAGCTTTTCATGTGCCGCAACTGACTCACTTCGATTAGCATTTCTGGAGACAAAGATCCTTTCTGCAACTAACGGCTCTTTCATAGTTCCGGGCTCCAGCCTTAAGGAGCTTTTAAAGCTGTTAGCTCATCAGGAAGAAAGTGAAATACAAATATTATCATCAGAGAGCTATTTAGCTTTCAAAACAAAATCAATCATGCTCTGTTCACGGCTTATTGAAGGCAAGTATCCGGATGTAACCGGACTCATCCCTAATGAAGCGAAAACAGTTATACAATTGGATGCAAAGAAACTATTAAAGGGAATTGACCGCGCCTGCCTTTTTGCGCATGAGTGGAAAAACAATAATGTCCTTTTGGAGATAAAAGAAGACGCATTGAAAATATCCTCTGTTTCTTCTGCGATCGGAAAAATTGAAGAAACCCAGCCTCTAATAGAATTGACTGGGGAGAGGGAACTATCCATTTCACTTGATGGGAACTTTTTAATGGATGCCCTAAAAGCCATACATGAAGAGCATGTTCTTTTAAGCTTCAGCGGCTCAATGAGACCGGTCATAATCAAGCCTGTCAGCAGCGAGTCTTATATTCAGCTGGTTTCGCCTGTCCGCTCCTATTAA
- a CDS encoding response regulator transcription factor, translating into MDNYNVLVVDDEKEIRDAIEIYLKNEGITVLKAKDGIEALEILNEQQVHLIILDVMMPRLDGISATYKIREKKNIPIIILSAKTEDTDKILGLQVGADDYVTKPFNPMELVARVKSQLRRYVTFGTFEGVKKVIDLNGLMLDKEAKAVTVNGEPVKLTPIEYKIVELLMTNAGRVFSIDEIYERVWNEPCYNAENTVAVHIRKIREKIEIDPKNPRYLKVVWGIGYKMEK; encoded by the coding sequence ATGGATAACTATAATGTACTTGTCGTAGATGATGAAAAAGAGATCAGGGACGCCATTGAAATTTATCTTAAAAATGAAGGCATTACTGTATTGAAAGCGAAAGATGGAATCGAAGCTCTGGAGATTTTGAATGAGCAGCAAGTGCATCTGATCATTTTAGATGTCATGATGCCTAGGCTGGATGGCATTTCGGCTACATACAAAATTCGCGAAAAGAAAAACATTCCGATTATCATCCTGAGTGCCAAGACAGAGGATACCGATAAAATCCTCGGGCTGCAGGTTGGGGCTGATGATTATGTGACCAAGCCCTTTAATCCGATGGAACTGGTTGCCCGCGTGAAATCGCAGCTGAGAAGATATGTGACATTCGGAACGTTTGAAGGAGTTAAAAAGGTCATTGATCTGAACGGTCTCATGCTGGATAAGGAAGCAAAAGCAGTGACTGTTAATGGAGAGCCGGTGAAACTAACTCCAATCGAGTATAAAATTGTGGAGCTTTTGATGACAAATGCCGGACGCGTTTTCTCCATAGATGAAATTTATGAACGGGTATGGAATGAACCATGCTATAACGCGGAAAATACGGTGGCGGTACATATTCGGAAAATCCGTGAAAAGATTGAAATCGATCCGAAAAATCCGAGATATTTAAAGGTGGTATGGGGAATTGGATACAAGATGGAAAAATAG
- a CDS encoding sensor histidine kinase: protein MDTRWKNRFIIVMIMVLFAFGASGVLSVLINGREYANPDYFHTAEFRSEMDQYAGYLELYELNNVTIEKAKEAIEVTEEEINEHRYRYGTLPEQIDNIRSQYEPRIQEAKDIENNEFAKALTDQMNKRIEDITRNFESDEHVRPKVVKEKEEKLEQFYKEKEQLRDQYDFYKDSFTYYFKDTSTGEVYTNLTLAKNESPDEVMEKEMLYHTDYRMDKNYFLHFIMGGYEEFDQALVESQSGYFRGQIGLAKNLPDSNMFIDQNNHFKQKQIVLLIYGGSAVLAVIAALIAGRKSKALSAEIKRWEPLYNKMPIDLRITFLGLSAMGSILALFLVNDFLIDSYNILSRVIELIIVLLGASVLCGLTIVQLKYIAGEFKDLENAKSVLKKSLMFRAARGLKTSLQEAFLNRSTGTQLFVVLVIIFGMGMGSVIMFFHPLFILFYIMALAFAGIPIVMALIRRVGYFNRIVETADELASGHMGQDLPVKGKGVLASLAGNMNVLKQGVKTSLSEQAKSERLKTELITNVSHDLRTPLTSIITYTELLKTGEVSEVDRSAYLEIIDRKSKRLKVLIDDLFEVSKMATGNIELRKERVDLVQLLQQALAEHDNAIRESNLQFRVTKPDHPAIANVDGQKLWRVFDNLIGNILKYSLEHSRVYIALAKVKGQAVITFKNVSKYELDDQSEELYERFKRGDKSRHTDGSGLGLAIAKSIIDLHEGNLEIDTDGDLFKVSISLKLEE from the coding sequence TTGGATACAAGATGGAAAAATAGGTTCATTATTGTGATGATAATGGTTTTATTTGCTTTCGGAGCAAGCGGCGTCTTGTCCGTTCTGATTAATGGCAGGGAATATGCAAACCCGGATTACTTTCACACAGCAGAGTTCAGAAGTGAAATGGATCAATATGCCGGCTATCTGGAATTGTATGAACTGAATAACGTGACCATCGAAAAAGCTAAAGAAGCGATAGAGGTGACGGAAGAGGAAATTAATGAACACCGCTATCGGTATGGAACACTTCCTGAACAAATTGATAATATTAGAAGCCAATATGAGCCCAGGATTCAAGAGGCAAAGGATATAGAAAATAATGAATTTGCCAAGGCTCTGACTGATCAGATGAACAAAAGAATCGAAGACATTACCAGGAATTTTGAAAGTGATGAACACGTCCGTCCCAAAGTAGTGAAAGAAAAAGAAGAAAAACTTGAACAGTTTTATAAAGAAAAAGAGCAGTTAAGGGATCAGTACGATTTTTATAAGGATTCATTTACCTATTATTTCAAGGACACTTCGACTGGTGAAGTGTACACCAATTTAACTTTAGCCAAGAATGAGTCTCCGGATGAAGTCATGGAAAAGGAAATGCTATATCATACCGATTACAGGATGGATAAAAATTATTTCCTTCATTTTATTATGGGGGGATATGAGGAATTTGATCAGGCACTGGTTGAATCGCAATCAGGCTACTTTAGGGGACAAATAGGCCTGGCTAAAAATCTTCCTGATTCAAATATGTTCATTGACCAGAATAATCATTTCAAGCAAAAGCAGATTGTATTATTAATTTATGGGGGATCAGCTGTTTTAGCGGTTATCGCTGCATTGATTGCTGGCAGAAAGTCAAAAGCACTGTCAGCTGAAATCAAAAGGTGGGAGCCTTTATACAATAAGATGCCAATTGATTTACGAATCACCTTCTTAGGGTTATCAGCAATGGGCAGCATTTTAGCACTTTTTCTGGTAAACGATTTTCTTATAGACAGCTACAACATCCTATCGCGTGTAATTGAATTGATTATTGTTCTCCTTGGAGCATCAGTTCTTTGCGGCCTGACAATTGTTCAGCTTAAATATATTGCAGGTGAATTTAAGGACTTGGAAAACGCAAAATCAGTCTTGAAAAAAAGTCTGATGTTTAGGGCGGCAAGGGGTTTGAAAACAAGCCTCCAGGAAGCCTTTTTAAACCGGAGCACAGGAACGCAGCTGTTTGTTGTACTTGTAATTATCTTCGGAATGGGAATGGGTTCCGTTATCATGTTCTTCCACCCGCTGTTTATCCTGTTTTATATAATGGCCTTAGCTTTTGCAGGTATTCCTATAGTTATGGCATTAATCAGACGCGTTGGCTATTTCAACCGTATTGTTGAGACTGCCGATGAATTGGCTTCGGGTCACATGGGACAGGACTTGCCTGTTAAAGGAAAAGGGGTCCTTGCTTCACTTGCAGGAAACATGAATGTATTGAAGCAGGGCGTAAAAACGTCCCTTAGCGAGCAGGCAAAAAGCGAAAGGCTGAAAACGGAACTGATTACAAATGTCAGTCATGATTTAAGGACACCTTTAACTTCCATTATTACGTACACGGAGCTGTTGAAAACAGGCGAGGTCTCAGAAGTCGATCGCTCTGCCTACCTTGAAATCATTGACCGGAAGTCAAAACGGTTAAAAGTTTTGATTGATGATTTATTCGAGGTCTCAAAGATGGCAACCGGCAATATTGAGCTTAGGAAGGAAAGAGTGGACCTGGTCCAGCTGCTGCAGCAGGCGCTTGCAGAGCATGATAATGCCATTAGGGAATCAAATCTGCAGTTCCGCGTCACCAAGCCTGATCATCCGGCAATCGCGAATGTGGATGGCCAAAAGCTCTGGCGCGTGTTTGATAATTTAATAGGCAATATCCTTAAATATTCATTGGAACATTCACGGGTATATATTGCCCTTGCGAAAGTCAAAGGCCAGGCAGTCATTACATTTAAAAATGTTTCAAAATACGAGCTGGACGACCAGAGTGAAGAATTGTATGAGCGATTTAAGCGGGGAGATAAATCAAGGCATACTGATGGTTCAGGCCTTGGGCTCGCCATTGCCAAGTCGATCATTGACCTTCATGAAGGGAATCTCGAAATAGATACAGATGGTGATTTGTTCAAGGTGAGCATTTCACTGAAATTAGAGGAGTAA
- a CDS encoding RNA polymerase sigma factor, giving the protein MDIAELYSCHYKRLYHICFSMTRDAYLAEDIVQETFIKAMKKAETIIDEEKAGAWLSVIARRTALDIIRREKRKAAMPMEQDTLESFCIITKQDVEQEVESGFALKEIKSAIRQLALNYQEVLLLKVDGGLKEQEIANVLNLKPSTVKTRIFRARKQMRALTGLGA; this is encoded by the coding sequence ATGGATATTGCAGAGCTGTATTCCTGCCATTATAAACGGCTTTATCATATATGCTTTTCGATGACAAGAGACGCATATCTTGCAGAAGATATCGTTCAGGAAACGTTTATTAAAGCTATGAAGAAGGCGGAAACAATTATAGATGAAGAAAAAGCAGGGGCATGGCTGTCTGTCATTGCCAGAAGAACCGCACTGGATATTATTCGGCGGGAAAAGCGCAAGGCTGCAATGCCGATGGAGCAGGACACTCTTGAAAGCTTCTGCATCATTACAAAGCAAGATGTCGAACAAGAAGTGGAATCAGGTTTTGCGCTTAAGGAAATCAAGTCAGCCATCAGACAGCTTGCATTGAACTACCAGGAAGTGCTTTTGCTCAAGGTTGATGGAGGATTAAAAGAACAGGAAATTGCCAACGTTCTAAATTTAAAGCCTTCAACTGTGAAAACAAGGATTTTCAGGGCAAGAAAGCAGATGAGGGCCTTGACGGGATTAGGAGCTTAA